CGGCACCAATCGCTCCAGCCATTGCCGTATACCCAACAAGAGCAATCGCTGTGACGGTAATCCCTGAAATAAGTGCCGGCATTGATTCCGGCAGTAATACCTTCCAAATGATGGTTCCAGTTGTTGCTCCCATTGACTTAGCAGCTTCAATAACCCCTTTATCAATTTCTCTGAGACCAATTTCAACCATCCTTGCGTAAAACGGAGCAGCACCAATAATTAGTGCTGGCATTGCAGCATTTTCTCCAATCATCGTTCCTACCAAAAACGTTGTAAACGGAATTAATAACACAATTAAGATAATAAAGGGTATTGAGCGAAAGATATTAACAATCGCACTAATAACCGTATTAACCGGTTTGTTTTCCCACATATTCCCTTTTGTAGTTAGAAATAATATTAATCCAAGTATTGTGCCTAAAATAAATGTAGCAAGAACTGATATACCCGTCATATATAGGGTATTCTTTGTTTCTTCCCACATAATGAGCCAATCAACATTGGGAAAATATTGATTAATCATTTGCAACCACCTCCACTCCTACCTGCTGTGAACGAATAAAATCGACTGCCTTCTCAACTTCTTCTTCGTCACCATCGATATGAATGAAAAGCGTTCCGTATGAACCCTTTTGAGTTTGCGAAATTTTCCCCTGCAGGATGTTAACGATGACATTATATTGGCGGATTAAATTCGTAATCAGCGGCTGCTCAGCAGATTCACCAATAAACGTTAATTGGACAATTCGACCTGAACGATAGTTTTCAAGCATATGATCTGCTGTTTCTTTCGTTTCCTCAGGCTCTGATACCTGTTGCACAAATCGTTTAGTGATCGGTTGCTGTGGATTTTTAAAGACATCGAGCACGGAACCAAGTTCAACCACTCTGCCGCTTTCCATCACAGCCACCCGGTGACAGATTTTACGAATGACATGCATTTCATGTGTAATCAAGACAATCGTTAAACCGAGACGTTTATTGATATCCACTAACAATTCTAAAATCGAATCGGTCGTTTGTGGATCAAGGGCTGAAGTCGCTTCATCACAAAGCAGCACTTTAGGGTTATTCGCAAGCGCTCTGGCAATCCCAACCCGTTGCTTTTGCCCGCCGCTAAGCTGAGAAGGATAAGCATTTTCTCGGCCCTCCAGACCAACCAGCTTAATAAGCTCTGCCACCCGTTCTTTTCTTTGCGGCCCTTTGACACCTGCAATTTCTAGTGGAAAAGCAATATTTTCACTTACTGTTCTAGACCACAGCAAATTAAAATGCTGGAAAATCATGCTGATTTCCTGTCGGGCCTTTCGAAGTTCGACACCCTTTATCTTTGAAATAACCCGGCCAGCAACCGTGACACTTCCATCAGTTGGAAGTTCTAGTCCATTTAACATGCGTATTAAGGTACTTTTTCCGGCACCACTATAACCAATCACTCCGAAAATTTCTCCTTCTTGAATCTCAAGGTTCACCTGATCGACTGCCTTTAGCTCACCTTGCTTAGAAGGATAGATCTTGCGGACATTTTTAATTGAAATCACTTGAATCACCTTCTTCTTATCCTGATTAACAGTTACTTGAATATAGGGTTTAACTGTTTTAGCGAAAAGATTCTATTATTTAGAAAAATAAAAAGCCTCTCTGCACAGGCAGAAAGGCATCATGAACTAAACCTTTCTCCCATCTCCCAAAGCAAATAATGCTTTGTGTGAATTGGCACCATTTCAATAAAATTGACGGTTGCCGGGCTTCATCGGGCACATCCCTCCACCTCTCTTGATAAGAGCTAACAGCTTCTATATTCAATTAACAAATTAAATGATTTACGTAATTTAATTACGAAAGCTATCGTATCATGGATGAAAAGGGGTGTCAACGGAAATTTCTTCATTTTCAAAAAAATACAACTAGGTAATTTTTAGGCATTTGCCTTTAACGAAGCTAAGCCTGTTGCTTCCTCAATCGCTGATTCGAGATCCTCGATTAAATCTTCTACATTTTCGATTCCGATGGAAAGTCGGATTAAATCCTCTGGAACACCTGCCGCCTTAAGTCCTTCCGCATCTAATTGCTGATGTGTCGTACTTGCCGGGTGAATGATTAAGCTTTTTGCATCGCCAACATTGGCAACATGTGCCCATAGTGATAACGAATCAATCAGTTTAGCCCCTGCTGCTTTGCCGCCTTTAATACCAAATATCACCATCGATCCTGTACCTTTTGGCAGATACTTTTTCGCTAATTCATGGTCTGGGTGTGAAGGATGCCCAGGATAGGAAACCCAGTCAACCGCAGGGTGATTTAGTAAATAATCGACTATTTTCTTTGTATTGGCCACATGCTCCTTCATTCGGACATGAAGGGTTTCAAGTCCAAGCGTAAACTGGAAGGCATTTTGCGGACTAAGGGCAGGGCCAAGGTCACGCAATAATTGCACGCGGGCTTTAATGATGTAAGCCGCAGCACCGAGTGCTTCTGCATAAACAAGATCATGATAGCTAGCATCAGGAGTCGTGAAGCCAGGGAATTTCGGTGAATTCCAATCAAACTTACCACCGTCAACAATAATGCCGCCTGTTGTTGTCCCATTTCCTAAAAGCCATTTTGTCGCCGAGTGTACGACAATGTCGGCACCATACTCGATTGGCCGGCAAAGATACGGCGTCGCAAAGGTATTGTCAATAATCAATGGAACTCCGGCCTCATGAGCGATTTCTGCTGTTTTTTCAATATCTAGTACACGCAAGCTTGGATTACCAATCGTTTCAGCAAAAACTGCTTTTGTTTTTTCCGTAATCGCAGTGCGGAAATTCTCTGGATCATCGGCATCAACAAATTTTACGTTGATTCCGTATTTCGGAAGTGTAACTGCGAATAAATTGTAGGTTCCACCATAAAGGTTCGATGCAGCGACAATTTCATCCCCCGCTTGGGCAAGGTTTAAAATCGCGAGCGTAATCGCTGCCATGCCGCTGGCAACAGCAAGGGCGCCAACGCCGCCTTCTAATAATGCCACCCTTTCTTCAAAAACAGTGGTGGTTGGATTGTGAATCCGGGTATATATGTAGCCAGGTTCCGCTAAACTGAAAAGGTTTGCCGCATGTTCGGTATTTTTAAATTGATAGGCGTTGTTTTGATAAATCGGAACAGCACGGGCACCTGTCACCGGATCCGGAGCCAAACCACCATGAACACTTAAGGTTTCAAAACGATACTTCTTTTGATTTTCTGCCATTCTCACTTCCTCCTCCGTTGATAAATGAATTAACCCCCACTTCATAAGAAGAGGGGGCTCTCTCTTCTCATCTCCCAGAGCTTTTAAGCTCTGCTGGATTTAGCACCGTGTTACAAACCGGTTGCCGGGCTTCAAAGGGCCAGTCCCTCCACCACTCTTGATAAGAATGCTTTATTAAGTTGTTTTTATTAATAGAATATTTAAATAATAGATTACATGAAGTTTAATTCCGAGTCAATACCTTTGATTAAATTATTTTGTGAACTGGCTGTTCTGTGCTTTTGTTAAAAAGAAAATCGATTCTAGTAAAAGAGTAGTTCGTAATGGTGTTGAAGCCTTCAGCTGCCCTTGCTGTTCAAGAAACCGCAGCCTTTCCGTCCCTTCAAGCAGCTGTTTCATTGCGGCTGGGGACCCGCTAATTTCATATTTCACCTGCTGTTCTTCAGGATTTTGCAAGAGAAAGATTCCGCCATTTTTTATAATTAACTGAATGGTTTGCTGGTCACAATGAAGGTTTACCTGTATATCGGCCCGATGAATTAATGGAAGGACATGCCCCTGATCTTTGATTTTTACTAGAAATGTTTTTACCGCTTCGATCATTTACATCACTCCGGTCTACTCACTTTTACATTACTAATTCAGCAAGAGGATACGGATTCCTTTTATTATCACTCGACATTTCTCTATGCTTTGACATTGTTTCGGCAATTTCCTGAGAAATATGTCGTATCTTTATGATATTTTAGCAGATGCTGACGTTTCTTTATTACCAGTGAACCCTTTAAATACTAGGAAGAAATAAATGGAACCGAATAGATATAATATGGCGGTAATCGTGAACACATAGGCATAGCCCCAATACGAGCCGTATTTTACAACAATACCTGTGGAAACCGGCCCCATGAATGCCCATCCTAAATTAAATACCATTTGGTTAATGGAATTCGCTAGTCCCTTCATCGAGCCGTTTACTTTCGACATCATTAATGACATTTGGATTGGGTTACCTGCGTTCATTAATGCTTGGCGAAAAAGAAAACCAAGTGCCGCCAGCCATAAATGTTTTGTATAAGCGGTTAATAAGAGGAAAGGGAGTGATGCAAGCTGTAAATAAACAACCGCCTTCACATCACCGACTTTTTTAACTACGAGTGGACCAATAAACATCGCTAAGGCCGTTGCTGCTTGCCCAAGTGAGATAATTAAACCGATTGATGTTGTTGAAGCGCTAAAGCGGTCTGCAAAATACAGATTTAAATATGGAATAACAAGACCTGCTCCAAAGCCAATCAATAGCTGTGCAATCGCAAATAATACAATTAACTTTATTCCGTCATTTTTCCAAGCTATTGAAGGGTTAAATTTTTTCTTTTCTGTTGGTCTTGTTTTAGGAAGTTCATTGAATTTTGTTGTGGGAATGATTCCTATTAGATAAATAACTGCCCCGATGATCAAGGTGATACGGATGCTATTTATATCGCTTGCAAAGAAAGAAAAAATGTCTGTTAACATTCCGCCCAACAGGTTACCGATAACATTTGCAGCGGTCATAAAGGCAAAATGAAGACTGAACAGGTTCACCCTCTGTTCCTCGGTTGAATTTTCGGCGAGCCATGGAATACCTGATACCTGCAAGAAAGCCATTGTCAAACCGCTGGTAAAGGCAAGTGAGATTAGCACCCCTTGTGTGGAAAAAATACTCCTCAACAGCAAGATTGCTCCAGAAATTAAGATGCCATAAAAAAATACTCTTTTTCGCCCATAGCGGTCACTAATGAGTCCTGCCGGTACAAGGATAATTGCTGTGGCAAGCGAGGTCATCGCAATGACCTGGCCATTAACCGCCTCTGTGTATCCGAGTTTACGGATATAAAAATTGTAAATCACCATGAAAATGCCAAGGCCTATTTGCGTGAAAATATTTGCCATAAAGCTTAACTTGATGTTCCGATTATACGTTTTAAATTGTGCAGCCCAGTTATAATAAAAGGCCATTTGGTTCCGCCCCTTTGGTTATTTCGTATCCCTAAGTATCATAATGCATAATAGAAGTTTTTGTAAATAGTGAAGTTTCTGATTTCTTGCGTATTTCCAGCATAATCGAATAGGCAAAATGTTGAAAAGTATTCAAATACTCATTTCCGATTAGGGGATATTTTTTTATAAAATTTAATTGGAAGGAAGTGGAATATGAATTTTAAATCTCGTTCTGAACCAGTTGAAGTAGACGCCTAAACGCCCGAATGTCTTTGGGTGAAAGGTGGTGAAGTCGGTAAAAACAATTAGGAGGATTTTGAAGCAGAACATGAGATATATTGGAAAGACAAAAGGTTCCTATTATGAGTAATGATGAACTCCTTTTTCCTGCCTTGGGAACAATTAATTTTTTGTGACCGCAGCGACCCTTTTTTTCCTAAGCCGGGCACAATTAATTTCCTTTTGTAACTGAAAAAAATATTTTCCATTTTCCCAGCCATAATTCCTCCCCAAATAGAACAAATTTTCCCATTTAAAAAGCAGATGCAATCTGCATCTGCTTAGGTTAGTTGTTGTTTATCTTTTCAAGCAAATATGGTACGGAATGGAAAGCGTAAATGGTTTCTTTCACAGTGCCGTTTTGAACAAATAATAGGCATGGTACGCTTTCAATTGCTAAATCCTTTGCAAAATCCGGATAATAATTCAAGTTCATTTTTCCCATTTTGACATCTACAAGTTCCTCCACGATTTGCAGCATCCTTGATGCAAGATGACAAGTGCCGCATAGTGGTGTATAAAAATATAACAGCCCGCTTTCATCATGATCGAGGAAAGCAGCCAGATCATCTCGATTCCATTCGTTCATAATCACATTATCCCATTTCTAAAAACTCAGTATGAACATCGATATTCGCCCCTAGGAGAACAGTTGCCAAATGGTGCACTGGTGCAGTTGCAACCTCGCGATACATCCGATCAATATATAAATGTTCAGCCTGTGGAAACTCCCGTTTAAACCGTTTGCGAAGCTTCTCACCGGCAGCATCAGAATCAACAAGAATATAGACATCCTTGTTTTCAAGAAAATCAATCAATTCATCCAATTTGGTGTGACTAATGGTTCCATTTGTACAAATGATTTCAACCGGTTCCTTTACAATACTTTTTACCTTATTTTTATCTGATTTTCCTTCGACAATAAGAACTTTGTCAACATACGAATCATTCATATCCACATCACCTGTAATAGAAGTTGTTTATGTTAACATATTCTAAAATATTGATTACGTGTGCCCTCTTCTTAAAGGAAAAGGGGCGGAGCGCCGCAGAAGCGATATAGTATAAAAAAGTTTTGATGATGACATTTAGACAATAAATGAAATGAAGTTAAGTTTAGCTCTGCTCACACCACCTTTATTAGGTACTACGGATTGTTCTCTGAATTTACTTTCCATAATAATTGATGGCATGGAACTCCCTATTAGTTTTGTATGTTAACTATAGCATTATTGTCATTATAAAAATAGAGTTACGCTCATAGGATACAGCTGTTTTCCCTTACATTTTATTATAGTTTCCCCAATTTTAGTAGAAGGAAAAGTGGGAATTTAAGAGAAAAAGCACCTTCACAAGGTGCTTTCCAAATCAATAATTATTCTTCCTTCGTCATTTCATCGTATTGTTCAGCAGTCATAAGGTTATCTAATTCACTGCTATCAGATAGTTCGATCACAATCATCCATGCCTTTTCATATGGTGATTCATTTACGAATTCGGGACTGTCACTTAAATCTTCGTTTACTTCCACAACCTTACCGCTGACTGGTGCGTAAAGCTCAGAAACAGTTTTAACAGATTCAACACTGCCAAATGGTTCGTCAGCAGTTACTTCATCTCCGACTTCTGGAAGCTCAACGAAAACGATATCCCCTAATTCATGCTGTGCAAAGTCTGTAATCCCAACGCGTACTCTTTCCCCTTCAACCTTTACCCATTCATGTTCTTCTGAATAACGAAATTCTTTTGGTGTGCTCATTAGCTCTAATCCCTCCATAGTTTTTTTAATCTATCATCGAAATATATCGATTTCCGTTAGTAAATTGTGAAGAGTAGGCTTAAAGCCACATTTTCTCATACTCTTCTTCTTTAAAGCCCACAGTGACACGTTCACCATCCGTTAAAATCGGCCTTTTGATCAGCATCCCGTCAGATGTTAGCAAATCAAGCAGTTCATCATCGGTAGCAGATTTCATTTTATCCTTGATCCCTAATTCCCGATATTTTAACCCGCTCGTATTAAAAAATTTCTTTAATTCCAAGCCGCTTTTCTGATAAAACGCCTGCAACTCTTCGCGCGTTGGGGGCTGTTCAACAATATGTACTTCTTCATAAGAAAGCTGATGGGCATCCAACCATTTCTTTGCATTTCGACATGTGCCGCATTTTGGATACCAGTAAAAAGTCAAAGACATTCGTTTCACCACCTATTTACTAAAAAAATGATGTGACCGCGTCAATAGAATATTACCATAACGTTTTTCAAAATCCTAACAAGAGGCCTAAAAAGTTCTCCATAGGAAAAATTCGACTAATTTCGTAAAAGTCCTTCCTTAGTATAATAATTATTTTTCAAAAAAAATAGCTCCCTTCACACTGGAAGGAAGCCCTGATTAATTAAACAATATAGCGTTCAGCTTCAATTAATACATTTGCTGCTTCACGTTTTTTCGCTATTACGTTGAGTGGGGTATGGCGTGTAAATTTACGAAGAGAAGACAACATCATTCGAAGTGTATCGCCTTGTTCAACAGCTACTAAAGTTTCTTTTGCATCTGCTTCAATTTTGTTGAATGCTTCTTGGCAGAAGATTTGCGTATATAGGAGCTTTTGGTTGCTCTTTTCTACGCCTTCTTTTGCAATTGCCTTTTCTGTACGTAAGACAACCGATTCCATTGCATAGACGATAGATGCGATATCCGCGATATTTGCGAGGATTTCCTGCTCTTTTTCAAGAGCCTTGCCATATTTTTGTGCTGCTAATCCTGCTGCCAATAAACCAATCTTCTTCGCATTTTTCACTAGATATTTTTCTTGAGCAAGCGGCTCTTCGCCAGGTTCTTCCGGCATTAACATCATTAATTCTTCTTGAAGCGCCATCGCTTTTTGGAACAGCGGCAGCTCACCTTTGAATGCTTTCTTTAAGAAGGTGCCTGGCACCAATAGACGATTGATTTCATTCGTTCCTTCAAAGATTCGGTTAATACGGGAATCACGATAGGCTCTTTCAATTGGATACTCCTGCATAAAGCCATATCCGCCATGAATTTGCACGCCTTCGTCAACCACATAATCTAACACTTCGCTGGCAAAGAATTTATTAACCGAGCACTCGATCGCATATTCAGCAATCGAATTAGCCACCTTTTTAATATCCTTGGCATCTTCAGTTGAAAGCTGGCCTTGGTTATCTTCATACAATCCAACCGTACGATACACAGAGCTTTCTGCAGCATAAATCTTAGATGCTATTGTGCCGAATTTTTCTTTTGTTAAATTGAATTGAGAAATAGGTGTTTTAAATTGCTGACGGCCATTTGCATATTTAACGGTCATTTCAAAAGCGGATTTAGAACCGCCGACAGCTCCGACTGCTAATTTGTAACGTCCAATGTTTAAGATGTTAAATGCAATAACGTGACCGCGCCCAAATTCACCTAATAAATTTTCTACAGGGACAGGAACATCCTCTAAAATAAGTGTACGTGTCGATGAGCTCTTAATCCCCATTTTCTTCTCTTCAGCGCCAGTGGAAACGCCTGGGAACTCTCTGTCCACGATGAAGGCGGTGAAGTGCTCGCCATCAACTTTTGCATAGACAACAAAGACGTCCGCAAAACCGGCGTTTGTGATCCACTGCTTTTCACCGTTTAGAATATAATGAGTACCTTCAGCGTTTAATTTAGCTGTTGTTCTTGCGCCTAGGGCATCGGAACCTGATCCTGGCTCTGTTAATGCGTAAGCAGCAAGCTTTTCACCTGAGGCAAGAGCAGGTAAATACTTTTTCTTTTGCTCCTCATTACCAAATAAAACGATTGGCAAAGATCCAATCCCAACGTGAGCTCCGTGAGAAAGTGAGAAACCTCCGGCCTTTGACATTTTTTCAGTTAGAAGTGAAGACGTGATTTTATCTAATCCTAAGCCTTCATATTCTTCAGGTACGTCAGCTGCTAAAAGACCAAGTTCACCTGCTTTTTTGAGCAGCTTTACAGTACGATCGAATTCATGTTTTTCTAAATATTCAACCTGTGGAAGAACATCTTTTTCAACGAAGTCTTCAGCTGTCCTAGCAATCATTAAATGCTCTTCTGTAAAATCTTCCGGTGTTAACATATCTTGACAAGAAATATCTTCGATTAAAAAGCTTCCGCCTTTAATATATTTTTTTGTTTCGTTTGTCATTATACTTTCCTCCTAATCTATTTTGTTAAAGCAATTCGAATACGCCGGCAGCACCCATTCCTCCGCCAATACACATCGTTACGACACCAAATTGCTCATTTCTGCGCTTCAATTCATGAATGAGTGAGAGTGTTAATTTTGCTCCGGTACAGCCAAGTGGGTGACCGAGAGCAATCGCACCACCATTTACGTTGACGATTTCTTCATTTAATCCAAGTTCACGGACAACTTGGAGTGACTGAGAAGCAAACGCTTCATTCAATTCGAACAAATTAATATCGGAAAGCTCTAAGCCAGCCAGTTTAACGGCTTTTGGAATAGCAACAACCGGGCCGACTCCCATAATTTCAGGCGGTACGCCGCCGACAGCAAACGATCGGAATTTTGCTAATGGTGTTAAGCCAAGTGATTCTGCCTTTTCACGGTCCATCACCATCACAGCGGCGGCCCCGTCACTTGTTTGCGAGGCATTTCCTGCTGTCACCGAACCTGTTACCGAGAAGGCAGGACGAAGCTTCGCAAGTGCTTCAAGGTTTGTATCTGGACGAACTCCTTCGTCTTGTGAAAATTGGATTGTTTTTTCAACTAGTTTATTGTCATTTCCAACCGTACGAATCGTCACATCTACTGGGACAATTTCATCAACAAATTTCCCCTCTGCAATCGCTTTGGCGGCACGCTGATGACTTCTGACCGCAAAGGCATCCTGATCTTCTCGGGCTATGCCATACTTTTGCGCTACCTGCTCTGCAGTATGACCCATTCCCATATAATATTGCGGTGCCGTTTCGGCTAGTTTGATATTCGGACGAACAACATGGCCCATCATTGGGATCATGCTCATCGATTCCGTTCCGCCCGCAATCGCTGTATCTGTGTGTCCAAGCATGATTCCTTGCGCAGCATAGGCGATGGCCTGTAAGCCTGACGAACAGAAACGATTTATGGTGATAGCAGGGACTGTATATGGAAGTCCTGCTAACGCTCCGATGTTTCGTGCCACGTTATTTCCTTGTTCTGCTTCCGGCATCGCACAGCCCATAATTAAATCATCAATATTTCCTTCATAATTTCCAGCACGCTTTAATGTTTCTTTTACAACCAACGCTCCCAAGTCATCGGGGCGAACATGGGCAAGCGTTCCTTTCTTTGCCTTACCAACCGGGGTGCGAGCTCCGGCAACGATTACCGCTTCTCTCATGCAAGTTCCCTCGCTTTCTTTCAAATTATCTATCTATTTTTACGAAATGGGCCCAAATTATTGAGCCCTATATCAGTTTCTTAACGGTTTTCCCTTCACAAGCATATGCTGCATGCGCTGCTGTGATTTTGGCTCTGCAATCAGGCTTAAGAAAGCCTCTCTTTCTAGATCTAATAAATATTGCTCATCTACTTCCGTTCCAAATGGCACTTTACCGCCGGCAATCACATAGGCAATTTTCTTGGCAATTTTCAAGTCATGCTCAGAAATATAGCCAGATAAACGCATTGCTTCTGCACCAAGCAGCAACGTCGCATACCCAGTTTCACCAACTACCGGAACCTTTCTGCGCACTTTTGGCATATAGCCTTGTTCATATAGGCTAAGTACGGCTTGTTTCGCTTCATAAATCAGATGGTCGCTATTGATGCTAATTCCATCAGATGAATCTAAGAAATTATTTTCCCGTGCTTCTTCCGCGGATGTAGAGACCTTCGCCATCGCAATCGTTTCAAACACTTTGTTGGCAACATTTTGCAAGTCAAATGGAACACCGTTTGGAAGGTTTTCTAAGTGCTTCATGTAAAGCTCTTTGTTACCTCCTCCGCCCGGCAGCAGTCCGACCCCCACTTCAACAAGCCCCATATATGTTTCAGCTGACGCTTGAATATGTGCTGCAGGAAGGCAAACCTCTGCACCTCCGCCAAGTGTCATCCCAAATGGTGCAGCGACAACAGGCTTAGAGCTGTATTTCACTTTCAACAAGGCGCTATGCAGGTGGCGAACAATCATATCAAGCTCATAAATATTGTCATCTTGTACTTCCATTAACATCATCGCAAGGTTTGCACCAACACAGAAGTTCTTTCCTTGGTTACCGATGACAAGACCCTTATAATTTTTCTCTACTTCATCAACAGCAAAATTAATCAACTGGACGATATCGAGGCCAATCGCGTTGTTAGGTGAATGGAATTCTAGGAGTGCAACACCGTCGCCAAGATCAATTAAACTTGCGCCGCTGTTCTTTTTAATTACACCTTTTTGTTTCTTGATTTTTTTAAGGTCAATCGCCTTTGGATTGTATTCCACTAGTCTATATTGGCCATTATGATAAAAGAACAGCTCGCCATTTTCTTCTAAATAGAAAGAAGAATTTCCTTTTTCCAACATTTCAGTAACCCATGCAGGAACTTCCACACCGGATTCTTTCATCTTTTGAACAGATTTTTCAACACCAATGGCATCCCATGCTTCAAATGGACCCATTTCCCAGCCAAAGCCCCATTTCATTGCGCGGTCAATCGCAACGATATCGTCAGCAATTTCACCTAATAGCTGTGCAGAATAGACAAAAGATGCAGTGAAGGTATTCCATAAAAATTGTCCGGCTCGATCATTCGCATAGACAAGCGCTTTCAATTTATTCGCTGTGCCTTTTTCCTGCTTAGCTAATTCGACTGCAGGTGTAGACAGTTTTTTTCGAGGTCCATATTCTAATGTATTGGGATCCAGTTCAAGAATTTCTTTTCCTTTTTTCAAGAAGAACCCTTGTCCGGACTTACTTCCAAGCCAGCCTTTTTCAATCATCGCTTTTAAAAAGGCAGGGACTTCAAACACTTCTTTCTCTTTCCCGCTCACTTGTTCGTACACGTTACCAGCAACATGATAGAACGTATCCAATCCAACCACATCAAGGGTACGGAAGGTGGCACTTTTTGCCCGGCCAATTAATGGTCCTGTGATGGAATCGACTTCGCCAACACTTAAGCCTGCTTTTAGCATCTCTTGAACAGTGACAAGGAGGCCATACGTACCAATCCGATTTGCAATAAAGTTTGGTGTATCCTTAGCGACAACAACGCCTTTTCCTAACACATCCTCACCAAAGGTTTTCAAGAAGGAGAGAACTTCCGGTTCAGTGTATTGGGTCGGAATTACTTCTAATAATTTAAGGTAGCGCGGCGGGTTAAAGAAATGTGTTCCAAGGAAATGCTTTTTGAAATCATCGGAGCGGTTCTCCACCATCGCTTCTACGGAAATTCCAGAAGTGTTAGAGCTGATAATACTACCTGGCTTACGGTATTGGTCAACCTGTTCAAAAACCTGCTTCTTAACGCCTAGGTTTTCCACAACTACTTCGATTACCCAGTCAACATCTTTTAGTTTCACTAAATCGTCTTCCAGATTCCCTGCTTCAATGAGATCAAGGTTCTTTTTAGCTGTCAGTGGAGCCGGCTTTTGCTTCAATAATTTCTGAATGCTTGTTGCACTGATACGATTACGTACTTGTTTGTCAGCTAATGACAATCCCTTTGCTTCTTCTTCTTTCGTTAACTCTCGTGGCACAATATCCAACAATAGTGTCGGAATGCCGATATTTGCTAGGTGGGCAGCAATTCCTGAGCCCATAACTCCAGATC
The DNA window shown above is from Neobacillus sp. WH10 and carries:
- a CDS encoding acyl-CoA dehydrogenase family protein, which produces MTNETKKYIKGGSFLIEDISCQDMLTPEDFTEEHLMIARTAEDFVEKDVLPQVEYLEKHEFDRTVKLLKKAGELGLLAADVPEEYEGLGLDKITSSLLTEKMSKAGGFSLSHGAHVGIGSLPIVLFGNEEQKKKYLPALASGEKLAAYALTEPGSGSDALGARTTAKLNAEGTHYILNGEKQWITNAGFADVFVVYAKVDGEHFTAFIVDREFPGVSTGAEEKKMGIKSSSTRTLILEDVPVPVENLLGEFGRGHVIAFNILNIGRYKLAVGAVGGSKSAFEMTVKYANGRQQFKTPISQFNLTKEKFGTIASKIYAAESSVYRTVGLYEDNQGQLSTEDAKDIKKVANSIAEYAIECSVNKFFASEVLDYVVDEGVQIHGGYGFMQEYPIERAYRDSRINRIFEGTNEINRLLVPGTFLKKAFKGELPLFQKAMALQEELMMLMPEEPGEEPLAQEKYLVKNAKKIGLLAAGLAAQKYGKALEKEQEILANIADIASIVYAMESVVLRTEKAIAKEGVEKSNQKLLYTQIFCQEAFNKIEADAKETLVAVEQGDTLRMMLSSLRKFTRHTPLNVIAKKREAANVLIEAERYIV
- a CDS encoding acetyl-CoA C-acetyltransferase; translated protein: MREAVIVAGARTPVGKAKKGTLAHVRPDDLGALVVKETLKRAGNYEGNIDDLIMGCAMPEAEQGNNVARNIGALAGLPYTVPAITINRFCSSGLQAIAYAAQGIMLGHTDTAIAGGTESMSMIPMMGHVVRPNIKLAETAPQYYMGMGHTAEQVAQKYGIAREDQDAFAVRSHQRAAKAIAEGKFVDEIVPVDVTIRTVGNDNKLVEKTIQFSQDEGVRPDTNLEALAKLRPAFSVTGSVTAGNASQTSDGAAAVMVMDREKAESLGLTPLAKFRSFAVGGVPPEIMGVGPVVAIPKAVKLAGLELSDINLFELNEAFASQSLQVVRELGLNEEIVNVNGGAIALGHPLGCTGAKLTLSLIHELKRRNEQFGVVTMCIGGGMGAAGVFELL
- a CDS encoding 3-hydroxyacyl-CoA dehydrogenase/enoyl-CoA hydratase family protein produces the protein MLNQVIKRAAVLGSGVMGSGIAAHLANIGIPTLLLDIVPRELTKEEEAKGLSLADKQVRNRISATSIQKLLKQKPAPLTAKKNLDLIEAGNLEDDLVKLKDVDWVIEVVVENLGVKKQVFEQVDQYRKPGSIISSNTSGISVEAMVENRSDDFKKHFLGTHFFNPPRYLKLLEVIPTQYTEPEVLSFLKTFGEDVLGKGVVVAKDTPNFIANRIGTYGLLVTVQEMLKAGLSVGEVDSITGPLIGRAKSATFRTLDVVGLDTFYHVAGNVYEQVSGKEKEVFEVPAFLKAMIEKGWLGSKSGQGFFLKKGKEILELDPNTLEYGPRKKLSTPAVELAKQEKGTANKLKALVYANDRAGQFLWNTFTASFVYSAQLLGEIADDIVAIDRAMKWGFGWEMGPFEAWDAIGVEKSVQKMKESGVEVPAWVTEMLEKGNSSFYLEENGELFFYHNGQYRLVEYNPKAIDLKKIKKQKGVIKKNSGASLIDLGDGVALLEFHSPNNAIGLDIVQLINFAVDEVEKNYKGLVIGNQGKNFCVGANLAMMLMEVQDDNIYELDMIVRHLHSALLKVKYSSKPVVAAPFGMTLGGGAEVCLPAAHIQASAETYMGLVEVGVGLLPGGGGNKELYMKHLENLPNGVPFDLQNVANKVFETIAMAKVSTSAEEARENNFLDSSDGISINSDHLIYEAKQAVLSLYEQGYMPKVRRKVPVVGETGYATLLLGAEAMRLSGYISEHDLKIAKKIAYVIAGGKVPFGTEVDEQYLLDLEREAFLSLIAEPKSQQRMQHMLVKGKPLRN